Proteins from a single region of Chaetodon trifascialis isolate fChaTrf1 chromosome 10, fChaTrf1.hap1, whole genome shotgun sequence:
- the tdrd12 gene encoding putative ATP-dependent RNA helicase TDRD12, producing MLTVSLLKVENPSCLWGRVVRGPGDDAETTQQYDNLLTQMNLFYHDVTHDLHKLKPTSLEEGQVCVVYWSVMKSWCRAVVESIIMDSVSCRACCLLVDHGEQLVVSSDQIRVALQNFLQLPFWVRRFHLAGIKPTTLRVSVREEKAALVPSTRWDSSATLYLHNLLKASTWAEAVLLESESDSTSIELYLTVENIKICVNDDLVAKKFALYIRESAGGGGGLDEVDQFPVMLYSGILNQTVCTSSNKPTAQSRPPPVMSHSLAAGDWLMAPSTLQSQQHQPKTYEESSRSKLTEEQLCPGSQSKTDSDTVAAEGDSSEDTDSSLAAALTKHLHLFRCLLEWLNPEPLNHDPDAADDVLLPSEPRRSDILVHSALPVEPCSSLDDAPITDGLRLVLQRKQYITLSPADRYSWPAVARGCNTVIISQNADQPLSYLAPLLTHILLNSIFTPLTSSTGPIAVLLCPGREKVQAVYDLLEELKVNPVLHPAIVLLGIGKDEAKAVRIPKNCLLLVSTPFVLARLLSCRCFLFLRLYHLVLDEADRLFTLAPDQMATILQHFQKVTSREENASCPQQLIAVAKRWTSHIQGLLAKHMPNPCIVLTVPEEAALYANVQQIILTTLENSKISALLGALDFNPDVCQKTLIVSNSAQEVDDVFKAVSNQSGFCLRTHEGLTHQFDLVIQQWKKGFGPRTQVILVTTNECLKCLGIRDATCVVHYGFPASPRVFGSRLFCMVENFRDLSEGDQRESCPHLTRSVLLISERNAGHVVGVLRYLVRTSALLPPELLSFAQRVHMARENQKTNRPLCSDLKSFGVCRDSSVCPSRHRVISHLDQSELPATGVIDVVPLHVEAASVFYGRIVGKEDGSFQNMVSEMTSYYADKKPGAKEVLEGGLYAVQEDEVFHRVKILSVPERRGRLFFSVFVQFIDVGKEETVKSYQILQLPDRFCSLPGQAVEIIVCHVKPVDAETDWHPKVTRTISQKIRGLQHRARAVFSLGNTVFVDPMVRVTQVPGTKTVINEYNVQSEILKTRMGISNPEHLDLLKALCQESREAAHLSGSSPELRIKAEEEVLAEAFRLAEVSQVADPPQLEPCERLGPVSPQIRSVASAPLEAEPGLAPVCDLLAGPAAPAQRNTHTADLRSAEQMMSHRNEDEDKGDVFHTSCRASAVNCCQIGVPAGDAQGHSQQVISTNDTDSTKSFHPQVRWYQTSDSVVVTVKLMNPESQRCDFYPDRVVYSGRVDGRTYRADLQLQASIVPDRCCCEMKSNEPVLRLVKEEQGFWERLLRNKNIFVSYDMEHFEEDEDRTPHCLSFVENTGEENCYVNSESGSESD from the exons atgctgacagtTTCACTGTTGAAG GTTGAGAACCCATCCTGCCTCTGGGGTCGGGTTGTTCGGGGTCCCGGCGATGATGCAGAGACCACACAGCAGTATGATAATCTGCTGACTCAGATGAACCTCTTCTACCATGACGTCACTCATGACCTGCACAAGCTGAAGCCCACGTCATTAGAGGAGGGACAG gtgtgtgtggtgtactGGTCAGTGATGAAGTCATGGTGTCGGGCTGTGGTGGAGTCCATCATTATGGACTCTGTGTCCTGTCGGGCTTGCTGCCTCCTGGTCGACCACGGAGAACAGCTCGTCGTATCGTCGGACCA GATCCGAGTTGCTCTGCAGAACTTCCTCCAGCTGCCTTTCTGGGTGAGGAGGTTCCACTtggcgggaatcaaacccacaACCCTGCGCGTGTCTGTGCGCGAGGAGAAGGCGGCGCTCGT tcCGTCCACTCGGTGGGACAGCTCTGCTACACTCTACCTGCACAACCTGCTGAAAG CATCGACTTGGGCGGAGGCCGTGTTGCTTGAGTCAGAGTCAGACTCCACGTCCATTGAGCTCTACCTGACTGTAGAGAACATCAAG ATCTGTGTGAATGACGATCTGGTGGCCAAGAAGTTTGCGCTTTACATCAGAGAGTCAGCTGGCGGCGGTGGCGGCCTGGATGAGGTGGACCAGTTTCCTGTCATGTTATACTCCGGCATCTTAAACCAGACTGTCTGCACGAGCTCAAACAAGCCAACAGCACAAAGCCGACCACCTCCAG tgatgtcacacagtTTGGCAGCAGGTGATTGGCTGATGGCTCCCTCTACACTTCag AGCCAACAACACCAGCCGAAGACTTATGAGGAAAGCAGCAGGTCAAAGCTGACAGAAGAGCAGCTGTGTCCAGGCAGCCAATCAAAGACTGACTCAGATACAGTGGCAGCGGAGGG TGACTCCTCAGAGGACACAGACTCgtctctggctgcagctctgaccaaacacctccacctgttCAGATG CCTTTTGGAATGGTTGAACCCTGAGCCTTTGAACCACGATCCAGATGCTGCAGACGACGTG CTCCTTCCCAGTGAGCCCAGGAGGAGTGACATTCTGGTGCACTCTGCTCTCCCAGTCGAGCCCTGCAGCAGTCTGGACGATGCCCCCATCACAGATGGTCTCCGCCTG GTGTTGCAGAGAAAACAGTACATcactctgtctccagctgaccGTTACAGCTGGCCAGCCGTGGCTCGAGGATGCAACACTGTCATCATCTCCCAAAATGCTGACCAGCCACTCAGCTACCTCGCCCCACTCCTCACCCACATCCTGCTCAACTCCATCTTCACCCCCCTCACCTCGAGCACAGGG ccCATCGCAGTGCTGCTGTGTCCAGGCAGAGAGAAGGTCCAGGCAGTGTATGACCTGCTGGAGGAGTTGAAGGTCAACCCAGTCCTACACCCTGCCATCGTGCTGCTGGGCATCGGCAAAGACGAGGCCAAAGCTGTCAGGATCCCTAAAAACT GCCTGTTGTTAGTGTCGACTCCCTTCGTTTTGGCCCGTCTGCTGTCCTGCCGCTGCTTCCTGTTCCTTCGTCTCTACCACCTGGTGTTGGACGAGGCCGACCGACTCTTTACTCTGGCTCCAGACCAG ATGGCGACCATCTTGCAGCATTTCCAAAAGGTGACCTCCAGAGAGGAGAATGCTTCCTGTCCTCAACAGCTCATCGCTGTGGCAAAAAGATGGACCAGTCACATACAGGGTTTGTTAGCCAAGCACATGCCAAACCCCTGCATTGTACTGACTGTTCCTGAGGAAGCTGCGCTCTACGCTAATGTTCAGCAG ATCATCCTCACAACCCTCGAGAACAGTAAGATCTCAGCGCTGTTGGGTGCATTGGATTTCAACCCTGATGTCTGCCAGAAGACTCTGATTGTGTCCAACTCTGCTCAGGAGGTGGACGATGTGTTCAAG GCTGTGAGCAACCAATCGGGATTCTGCCTCAGGACCCACGAGGGGTTAACCCACCAGTTTGACTTGGTCATCCAGCAGTGGAAGAAAGGCTTCGGGCCCAGGACTCAAGTTATTCTGG TGACCACCAACGAGTGTCTGAAGTGTCTGGGAATCAGAGATGCCACTTGCGTTGTCCACTATGGCTTCCCAGCTTCGCCCAGAGTATTTGGCAGCCGACTCTTCTGCATGGTGGAGAACTTCAGAGACCTCTCAGAAGGA GATCAAAGAGAGAGCTGCCCTCATCTCACCAGGTCGGTGCTGCTGATCTCTGAGAGAAACGCTGGTCATGTGGTTGGGGTTCTGCGTTACCTGGTACGAACCAGCGCCCTGCTGCCCCCTGAGCTGCTGTCCTTTGCCCAGCGAGTCCACATGGCCCGGGAGAACCAAAAGACCAACAGGCCTCTCTGCAGCGACCTGAAGAGCTTTGGAGTTTGCAG agacagcagtgtgtgtcccAGCCGTCACAGAGTCATTTCCCACCTGGATCAGTCTGAACTTCCTGCCACGGGCGTCATAGAC GTCGTCCCTCTCCACGTGGAGGCGGCGTCAGTGTTCTATGGTCGCATTGTCGGGAAGGAGGACGGAAGTTTCCAGAACATGGTGTCTGAGATGACTTCTTACTACGCCGACAAGAAACCTGGAGCCaaggaggtgctggagggagGCCTGTACGCTGTGCAGGAGGACGAGGTCTTCCACAG GGTGAAGATCCTGTCTGTCCCTGAGAGACGCGGCCGGCTGTTTTTCAGCGTCTTTGTTCAGTTTATTGATGTGGGGAAGGAGGAGACGGTCAAATCCTATCAGATCCTTCAGCTCCCGGATCGGTTCTGTTCCCTGCCCGGCCAGGCTGTGGAGATCATCGTCTGCCACGTCAAACCGGTCGACGCCGAGACCGACTGGCACCCCAAG GTCACCAGAACGATCAGCCAGAAGATCAGAGGTCTGCAGCACCGAGCGAGAGCCGTGTTCAGTCTGGGAAACACCGTGTTTGTCGATCCCATG gtCCGTGTGACTCAGGTGCCAG GTACGAAAACTGTGATCAATGAGTACAACGTGCAGTCTGAGATCCTGAAGACCAGGATGGGAATCAGCAATCCGGAGCATCTGGACCTGCTGAAGGCGCTCTGCCAGGAGAGCAGGGAGGCGGCTCACCTGTCTGG GTCGTCTCCGGAGCTCAGGATCAAAGCCGAGGAGGAAGTTCTAGCTGAAGCCTTCAGGCTGGCCGAGGTCAGTCAGGTCGCTGACCCCCCTCAGCTCGAGCCATGTGAGCGGCTCGGTCCAGTATCGCCACAGATTCGGTCTGTGGCCTCAGCACCACTGGAAGCTGAACCCGGTCTGGCTCCGGTGTGTGATCTGTTGGCTGGCCCGGCAGCTCCTGCTCAGAGAAACACCCACActgctgatctgaggtcagctgAGCAGATGATGAG CCACAGGAACGAAGATGAAGACAAAGGAGACGTTTTCCACACAAGCTGCCGAGCTTCTGCTGTCAACTGCTGTCAAATCG gtGTGCCTGCAGGTGATGCTCAGGGTCACAGCCAGCAGGTCATCAGCACTAACGACACTGACTCTACGAAAAG cttcCACCCTCAGGTCCGCTGGTACCAAACGTCCGACTCTGTGGTGGTGACGGTGAAGCTGATGAACCCGGAGAGTCAGCGCTGCGATTTCTACCCCGACAGAGTCGTTTACAG TGGCAGAGTCGACGGGCGGACCTACAGGGCCGACCTCCAGCTTCAAGCCAGCATCGTTCCTGaccgctgctgctgtgaaatgaagTCCAATGAGCCAGTCCTCAGACTGGTTAAAGAGGAGCAGGGATTCTGGGAAAGACTCCTCAGGAACAAG AACATTTTTGTGAGTTACGACATGGAGCACtttgaagaggatgaagacagAACCCCACATT GTCTGTCGTTTGTGGAGAACACAGGAGAGGAAAACTGTTATGTGAACTCAGAGAGCGGCAGTGAAAGCGACTGA